In Citrus sinensis cultivar Valencia sweet orange chromosome 2, DVS_A1.0, whole genome shotgun sequence, a single genomic region encodes these proteins:
- the LOC102613035 gene encoding uncharacterized protein LOC102613035 isoform X2, with protein MEESPPRVSKVGPTKRKKRSNSRYAVDDVDDDDGGGGGEMIECSGKYCGSCTAGLIADCVALCCCPCAVLNILAFAFVKIPYMVGRRLLGVGKKEEKMKRKCKKVVELEGGGGGDNHDFVVLERNINNGVLFVEDDEGFSAEKIWLELYQIGHLDFGRVSFTGIDQSFSLGNGS; from the coding sequence ATGGAGGAGAGCCCACCTCGAGTTTCAAAGGTGGGACCCACGAAAAGGAAGAAGCGGAGCAACAGCAGGTATGCCGttgatgatgttgatgatgatgatggaggaggaggaggagaaaTGATAGAGTGCTCGGGCAAGTATTGCGGATCATGCACCGCCGGGTTGATAGCCGACTGCGTGGCGCTTTGTTGCTGCCCGTGTGCCGTGTTGAACATCTTGGCTTTTGCATTTGTTAAGATACCTTATATGGTGGGGAGGAGGCTTTTGGGTGTCGGAAAAAAGGaggagaaaatgaagagaaaatgcAAGAAAGTTGTTGAACTTGAAGGTGGTGGCGGTGGTGATAATCATGATTTTGTAGTACTGGAgagaaatattaataatgggGTTCTGTTTGTTGAAGATGACGAAGGATTTTCGGCTGAGAAAATTTGGCTAGAATTGTATCAAATTGGTCATTTGGATTTTGGGAGGGTCTCATTTACTGGGATTGAtcaatctttttctcttggcAATGGCAGCTAG
- the LOC102612629 gene encoding universal stress protein A-like protein has translation MEGEPTRIIVAVNESTIKGYPHASISSRGAFEWSVQKIIRSNTSGFKLLFLHVQVPDEDGFDDMDSIYASPEDFRRMQHRDKVRGLHLLEYFVNRCHEIGVACEAWIKKGDPKEVICREVQRVQPDLLVVGSRGLGPFQRVFVGTVSEFCVKHAECPVITIKRRADETPEDPVDD, from the exons ATGGAAGGCGAGCCGACTCGGATAATAGTGGCGGTGAACGAGTCGACGATAAAAGGTTACCCGCACGCGTCGATTAGCAGCAGAGGAGCGTTCGAGTGGAGCGTGCAGAAGATCATTCGCTCTAACACTTCTGGCTTCAAGCTTCTCTTTCTCCACGTCCAAGTTCCCGATGAAGAtg GTTTTGATGACATGGATAGCATATATGCATCTCCTGAAGATTTCAGACGCATGCAGCACAGGGACAAAGTGAGAGGACTTCATCTTCTGGAGTATTTTGTCAACAGATGTCATGAGATTGGg GTAGCTTGTGAAGCATGGATCAAGAAAGGAGATCCCAAAGAAGTAATCTGCCGTGAAGTGCAACGTGTCCAGCCAGATCTCCTGGTTGTGGGAAGTCGGGGACTTGGTCCTTTTCAGAG GGTCTTTGTTGGGACTGTGAGTGAATTTTGTGTGAAGCATGCTGAGTGCCCTGTCATAACCATTAAACGTAGGGCAGATGAAACTCCTGAGGACCCTGTTGATGACTGA
- the LOC102612327 gene encoding PWWP domain-containing protein 3 — MEKSTKKVSEQSKSKNADVKSLKEGLKSSLFEVSVENGKENGVRVSTNGNEDLVGNDLEEDVVVETEIEVRSGDDSENFKEKDSFYDAENEEVDDCVGVSDGISLLVDVSSEMGREDGGDFNRREDVGSLNEKRENPDGEIREMSDSEKGEEDNSSDGNYEFCVGDFVWGKIKSYPWWPGQIYDSSDASDYALKVKPRDRLLVAYFDGTFAWCHPSQLKPFEKNFEDMSRQSSSKSFVNAVQNAVHEIGRLVELKMTCSCVPKESLDSLARPLAANSGVRPGVLVPEGGIAKLWNYLFGPSECLAELKHVAQVISIDNMLEFTELKCWLSAFYRLRGGYQLALYHEPQPIPGLEDDNHDRVLDFSHDEEGPMKGPVEEESHLYMLQKCLMNSKNGQYQRRKQKSIAEIMEGFVDTPAKNLEEDVTKEGIGSGNPPPSSSRKMRKGNDVANAGSSLSSKPKRRKVTKLLESTPETPSVESDDSKAKRKTRKVFSSREEKKKNKVSHTKNDDGNKEETNASPVSVEKTTVQRDDGEAKEQVEKSFLSRERKRSNREETNASPMSVERKTVQRDDGEAKEQVEKSFLSRERKRSKYLSPPYTSINKRQTKKDIEEFLKVSCEAQVAEQMTKAAGNLIGSKSPANLMCSDEVVRKKDAKNVGAEHEKSDSSNPEKIKPDQRTVVDTMKVKASAKDVISGIRSTAVNLDSLKEDSLDVVEGFVSVFRSSVYSNGSNYKIYNKSQPGRKRKILDSEPVSSTEDQNETELKSPEWRSRRTKMKKNEAKLMKNDKGKSDEPILKQIEDAKIKGTETNGKGKSDNSELKQVTRSQDKKKRGTETGGKAAPEIHTNKKSDGKAPPASLYVTFGPTSSLPSKKDLIKFYSKFGSLNKEETEMFYNNHCARVVFLRSYDAEEALKSSQLASPFEASNCKFELRNSSSTSKVQKRKEIANARSSPAKEGGKALKKEPGSKSSIAEASSFNYVKQKLEMVSSVLADSDGKMTPELKSKLEHEVKDLLEKVNTVVGSSSS; from the coding sequence atggaaaagtcAACGAAAAAGGTATCGGAACAATCGAAGTCAAAGAACGCAGATGTCAAAAGTCTGAAAGAAGGTCTAAAGAGTTCTTTGTTCGAGGTTTCAGTTGAAAATGGCAAAGAAAATGGGGTTAGGGTTTCTACAAATGGGAATGAGGATTTAGTTGGTAATGATTTAGAAGAAGATGTGGTTGTTGAGACTGAAATTGAGGTTAGAAGTGGAGATGATAGCGAgaactttaaagaaaaagactcTTTTTATGATGCTGAAAATGAAGAGGTGGATGATTGTGTTGGCGTTAGTGATGGTATTTCGCTTCTTGTGGATGTTAGTAGTGAAATGGGAAGAGAAGATGGTGGCGATTTCAACAGGAGGGAGGATGTTGGCTCTCTGAATGAAAAGAGGGAAAACCCTGATGGGGAAATTAGGGAGATGAGTGACAGTGAAAAAGGGGAGGAAGACAATTCTAGTGATGGCAATTATGAGTTCTGTGTGGGTGATTTTGTTTGGGGTAAGATTAAGAGCTATCCATGGTGGCCTGGCCAGATTTATGATTCATCTGATGCTTCTGACTATGCATTGAAGGTAAAACCTAGGGATAGGCTACTTGTGGCATACTTTGATGGAACATTTGCTTGGTGCCATCCATCTCAGTTGAAGCCTTTCGAGAAGAATTTTGAGGATATGTCAAGGCAGAGTAGCTCAAAGAGCTTCGTTAATGCTGTGCAGAATGCGGTGCATGAGATTGGTAGACTTGTGGAATTGAAGATGACTTGTTCCTGTGTACCAAAAGAGAGTTTAGATAGTCTGGCTAGACCATTGGCAGCGAATAGTGGGGTCAGGCCTGGAGTCCTTGTGCCTGAAGGTGGAATTGCAAAGCTTTGGAATTATCTGTTTGGACCATCAGAATGTCTTGCTGAATTGAAACATGTTGCACAAGTTATTTCCATCGATAATATGCTTGAATTCACTGAGTTAAAGTGCTGGCTGTCAGCTTTTTATCGTTTGAGAGGGGGCTATCAGTTGGCTTTGTACCATGAACCGCAGCCAATTCCAGGGCTAGAAGACGACAACCATGATCGGGTATTGGACTTTAGTCATGATGAAGAGGGCCCGATGAAAGGCCCTGTTGAGGAAGAAAGCCATCTGTACATGCTGCAGAAGTGCCTCATGAATTCAAAGAATGGGCAGTACCAGAGAAGAAAACAGAAAAGCATTGCTGAAATTATGGAAGGCTTTGTAGATACTCCAGCAAAGAATCTGGAAGAGGATGTGACAAAAGAGGGAATAGGCTCAGGAAATCCACCGCCATCATCTTCCAGGAAGATGAGGAAAGGCAATGATGTAGCTAATGCTGGGAGTAGTTTGAGTTCTAAGCCAAAGAGGAGGAAAGTGACAAAGCTTTTAGAATCTACTCCTGAAACTCCAAGTGTTGAAAGTGATGACAGCAAGGCCAAGAGAAAAACGAGGAAGGTTTTTTCATCAAgggaggagaagaagaagaacaaagtTTCACATACCAAAAATGATGATgggaacaaagaagaaactaaTGCTAGCCCCGTGTCCGTAGAAAAGACGACAGTTCAAAGGGATGATGGTGAGGCCAAAGAACAAGTTGAGAAGAGCTTCTTGTCAAGAGAGAGGAAGAGGAGCAACAGAGAAGAAACTAATGCTAGCCCCATGTCTGTAGAAAGGAAGACAGTTCAAAGGGATGATGGTGAGGCCAAAGAACAAGTTGAGAAGAGCTTCTTGTCAAGAGAGAGGAAGAGGAGCAAGTACTTGTCCCCTCCTTATACAAGTATAAATAAGAGGCAAACCAAGAAAGACATAGAAGAATTCTTGAAAGTTTCCTGTGAGGCTCAGGTGGCAGAGCAAATGACAAAGGCTGCTGGCAATCTTATTGGGTCTAAGTCTCCTGCAAATCTGATGTGTAGTGATGAGGTGGTTCGGAAGAAAGATGCTAAGAATGTTGGTGCAGAGCATGAGAAATCCGATTCCTCAAATCctgaaaaaattaaaccagATCAGAGAACTGTCGTCGATACAATGAAAGTTAAGGCGTCCGCTAAGGATGTCATTTCTGGAATCCGCTCCACGGCTGTCAATTTAGATTCTCTGAAGGAGGATTCTCTTGATGTGGTTGAGGGATTTGTTTCAGTGTTTAGGAGCTCAGTCTATAGCAATGGATCtaactataaaatatacaacAAAAGTCAGCCTggtagaaaaagaaagattctAGACTCTGAACCTGTGTCATCAACAGAAGACCAAAATGAGACTGAACTGAAGTCTCCTGAATGGAGATCTAGGcggacaaagatgaaaaaaaatgaagcaaaacTGATGAAGAATGATAAAGGAAAATCAGATGAGCCTATTCTGAAGCAAATAGAAGATGCGAAGATAAAAGGCACAGAAACTAATGGAAAAGGAAAGTCAGATAACTCTGAACTTAAGCAAGTCACCAGGTCACAAGATAAGAAGAAAAGAGGTACAGAAACCGGTGGGAAAGCAGCTCCTGAAATACATACAAATAAGAAATCTGATGGGAAGGCTCCACCTGCATCCCTCTATGTGACATTTGGCCCAACATCTTCTTTGCCATCAAAAAAAGATCTTATCAAGTTTTATAGCAAGTTTGGATCTCTCAACAAAGAAGAGACTGAAATGTTCTATAATAATCACTGTGCGCGGGTTGTCTTTTTAAGGAGCTACGATGCAGAGGAAGCCTTAAAGAGTTCTCAATTGGCCAGTCCCTTTGAAGCTTCTAATTGCAAATTTGAGCTTCGGAATTCCTCATCTACTTCCAAGGTGCAAAAGCGTAAGGAGATAGCAAATGCAAGATCTTCTCCAGCTAAGGAGGGTGGCAAGGCCCTGAAAAAGGAACCTGGCTCTAAATCATCTATTGCTGAGGCTTcctcatttaattatgtaaagcAGAAACTCGAAATGGTTTCCTCAGTGTTGGCAGACTCAGATGGGAAGATGACCCCGGAGTTGAAATCCAAATTAGAGCATGAGGTAAAAGACTTGTTGGAAAAGGTAAACACAGTGGTTGGATCTTCTTCATCGTAG
- the LOC102613035 gene encoding uncharacterized protein LOC102613035 isoform X1 produces the protein MERKTQFAIRMTSRASLVIIFIINIHHQRDRMEESPPRVSKVGPTKRKKRSNSRYAVDDVDDDDGGGGGEMIECSGKYCGSCTAGLIADCVALCCCPCAVLNILAFAFVKIPYMVGRRLLGVGKKEEKMKRKCKKVVELEGGGGGDNHDFVVLERNINNGVLFVEDDEGFSAEKIWLELYQIGHLDFGRVSFTGIDQSFSLGNGS, from the exons ATGGAAAGGAAAACTCAGTTTGCTATACGTATGACATCAAGAGCCTCCCTT GTGATCATCTTTATCATCAACATTCATCATCAAAGGGATCGGATGGAGGAGAGCCCACCTCGAGTTTCAAAGGTGGGACCCACGAAAAGGAAGAAGCGGAGCAACAGCAGGTATGCCGttgatgatgttgatgatgatgatggaggaggaggaggagaaaTGATAGAGTGCTCGGGCAAGTATTGCGGATCATGCACCGCCGGGTTGATAGCCGACTGCGTGGCGCTTTGTTGCTGCCCGTGTGCCGTGTTGAACATCTTGGCTTTTGCATTTGTTAAGATACCTTATATGGTGGGGAGGAGGCTTTTGGGTGTCGGAAAAAAGGaggagaaaatgaagagaaaatgcAAGAAAGTTGTTGAACTTGAAGGTGGTGGCGGTGGTGATAATCATGATTTTGTAGTACTGGAgagaaatattaataatgggGTTCTGTTTGTTGAAGATGACGAAGGATTTTCGGCTGAGAAAATTTGGCTAGAATTGTATCAAATTGGTCATTTGGATTTTGGGAGGGTCTCATTTACTGGGATTGAtcaatctttttctcttggcAATGGCAGCTAG